A genomic region of Bacillota bacterium contains the following coding sequences:
- the arcC gene encoding carbamate kinase: MEQTERLVVALGGNAILQPGQRGTYAQQTENVRLAARQVAALVRAGYRVVVTHGNGPQVGNILLQNERAAGEVEPMPLDVCGAESQGFIGYMLVQALQAELGPERPVAALVTRTVVREDDPAFREPSKPIGPFYGEEEAARLAVERGYRLKEDAGRGWRRVVPSPEPVRIVEREAIRALVEAGVLVVAAGGGGVPVVERRLPDGRRLYEGVEAVVDKDLGAQRLAVDVGADRLLMLTDVSHAYLHYRRPDARPLERLSRTEARGLLAAGEFAEGSMGPKVRAAVRFLEAGGREAVIASLAEAERALAGATGTHVLPDAVAVRA, encoded by the coding sequence TTGGAGCAGACGGAACGGCTGGTGGTGGCGCTGGGCGGCAACGCCATCCTGCAGCCGGGGCAGCGGGGCACGTACGCCCAGCAGACGGAGAACGTCCGCCTGGCCGCCCGGCAGGTGGCGGCGCTGGTCCGCGCCGGCTACCGGGTGGTGGTCACCCACGGAAACGGGCCCCAGGTGGGCAACATCCTCCTGCAGAACGAGCGGGCGGCGGGCGAGGTGGAGCCCATGCCGCTGGACGTCTGCGGCGCCGAGTCGCAGGGCTTCATCGGCTACATGCTGGTGCAGGCGCTGCAGGCCGAACTGGGGCCGGAGCGGCCGGTGGCGGCGCTGGTGACGCGGACCGTCGTCCGCGAGGACGATCCCGCCTTCCGCGAGCCCAGCAAGCCCATCGGCCCCTTCTACGGCGAGGAGGAGGCGGCGCGGCTGGCGGTGGAGCGGGGCTACCGCCTGAAGGAGGACGCCGGCCGCGGCTGGCGGCGTGTCGTCCCCTCGCCGGAACCCGTGCGGATCGTCGAGCGCGAGGCCATCCGCGCGCTGGTGGAGGCCGGCGTGCTGGTGGTGGCGGCAGGGGGCGGCGGCGTGCCCGTGGTGGAGCGGCGGCTGCCGGACGGGCGGCGGCTCTACGAGGGCGTGGAGGCCGTCGTCGACAAGGACCTGGGCGCCCAGCGGCTGGCCGTCGACGTGGGGGCCGACCGCCTGCTGATGCTGACCGACGTCTCCCACGCCTACCTGCACTACCGCCGCCCGGACGCCCGGCCCCTGGAGCGCCTCTCGCGGACGGAGGCGCGGGGCCTGCTGGCGGCGGGCGAGTTCGCCGAGGGCAGCATGGGGCCCAAGGTGCGGGCGGCCGTCCGCTTCCTGGAGGCGGGCGGGCGCGAGGCCGTCATCGCCTCCCTGGCCGAGGCGGAGCGCGCCCTGGCCGGCGCCACGGGGACGCACGTCCTGCCCGACGCGGTGGCGGTGCGCGCCTAG